From a single Okeanomitos corallinicola TIOX110 genomic region:
- the nadB gene encoding L-aspartate oxidase, whose product MNLLDIPNQFDVVVVGAGAAGLYTALCLPESLHVGLITKETVTLSASDWAQGGIAAAVAPEDSPKLHIEDTLKAGAGLCDVQAVEFLAQQAPNCIQSLVNLGVAFDRHGNSLALTLEAAHSRHRVLHAADTTGREVTTTLTAQVLRRQNIQVIQQALALSLWIEPQTGKCEGISLFYQGQVTWIKAGAVVLATGGGGQVFAQTTNPAVSTGDGVAIAWRAGAILRDLEFVQFHPTALVKPGRFLISEAVRGEGAHLVDDKGRRFAFDYDPAGELAPRDVVSRAIFSHLQNTAEDLATAHVWLDMRPIPADKIRQRFPNIIQVCQHWGVDVFHQPVPVAPAAHYWMGGVLADLQNRTNIPGLYAVGETASTGVHGANRLASNSLLECIVFGAQTADLQEQVLHTSQTELPFSSESVACVLSDDEWQHQRVYLEDLRENVPRVVWQSAGICREKSSLEEAIANITSWQQDFANLPLSQFLQSLRPGEVASFNLADIDKLLRLWAETQNLLDVAYLILKSAAFRTESRGGHYRSDYPQSAPDWQVHTMIQNHHWWKST is encoded by the coding sequence TTGAACTTATTAGATATTCCTAACCAATTTGATGTTGTAGTAGTCGGTGCTGGTGCGGCTGGACTATACACAGCACTGTGTCTACCAGAATCTTTGCACGTAGGCTTAATTACTAAAGAAACTGTTACTTTATCAGCTAGTGACTGGGCGCAAGGGGGTATTGCTGCTGCTGTCGCTCCCGAAGATTCACCTAAACTACATATTGAAGATACTTTAAAAGCTGGGGCTGGTTTGTGTGATGTGCAAGCCGTAGAATTTTTAGCCCAACAAGCCCCTAATTGTATTCAATCTCTAGTTAACTTGGGTGTAGCTTTTGATCGTCATGGTAATTCCCTGGCGTTAACTTTAGAAGCTGCCCATTCCCGCCATCGGGTTCTCCATGCAGCTGATACCACTGGTAGAGAGGTAACTACAACTCTCACAGCCCAAGTATTACGTCGTCAAAATATCCAAGTAATCCAGCAAGCTTTAGCATTATCTCTATGGATAGAACCTCAAACAGGTAAATGTGAAGGAATTAGCCTGTTTTATCAAGGTCAAGTGACATGGATAAAAGCTGGTGCGGTGGTACTAGCAACTGGTGGCGGTGGTCAAGTATTTGCCCAAACTACTAACCCGGCAGTGAGTACGGGGGATGGAGTAGCTATTGCTTGGCGGGCTGGAGCGATTTTACGTGATTTAGAATTTGTGCAATTTCACCCGACAGCTTTAGTTAAACCAGGGCGATTTTTAATTAGTGAAGCGGTGAGGGGTGAAGGAGCGCATTTAGTTGATGACAAAGGGCGCCGTTTTGCGTTTGACTATGACCCAGCGGGTGAACTTGCACCGCGAGATGTGGTGAGTAGAGCAATTTTTAGTCATTTACAAAATACTGCCGAGGATTTGGCTACCGCCCATGTCTGGTTAGATATGCGTCCTATTCCTGCTGATAAAATTCGTCAACGTTTTCCTAATATTATTCAAGTCTGTCAACATTGGGGTGTTGATGTTTTTCATCAACCTGTACCTGTAGCTCCTGCGGCTCATTATTGGATGGGTGGTGTGCTGGCAGATTTACAAAATCGGACGAATATTCCTGGTTTGTATGCGGTGGGAGAAACTGCTAGTACGGGAGTGCATGGAGCGAACCGTTTAGCGAGTAATTCTCTGTTGGAATGTATTGTATTTGGAGCGCAAACTGCTGATTTACAAGAGCAGGTTTTGCATACATCGCAAACAGAATTACCATTTTCATCTGAGTCTGTTGCCTGTGTTTTATCAGATGATGAATGGCAACATCAACGGGTATATCTGGAAGATTTGCGGGAAAATGTACCCCGTGTAGTTTGGCAAAGTGCGGGTATTTGTAGAGAAAAATCTAGTTTAGAGGAAGCGATCGCCAATATAACATCTTGGCAACAGGATTTTGCAAATTTACCTTTAAGTCAATTTTTGCAAAGTTTACGTCCTGGAGAGGTTGCTAGTTTCAATTTAGCTGATATTGATAAACTATTACGTCTTTGGGCAGAAACACAAAATTT